The genomic DNA gatttttaatatAAAGTTAAATATTTTGGGATCACTGTTTCTAAGGATAGGACAATAATTGATAATATGAACCTGTGGAATAACAGATAAATGTAAGTCAATACTAAATAGGTGGTTGCAGAGGGATCTGGATAGTCTGTCCAGACTCATTTACCCAGCCTTCTCCTTACCTATATCAGCAAGAatgattaaatcaataaataatataaatttatATTGTATATGGACAAACAGATGTTGGGGGGGATTTTGACATCATGAATGGTGTATTGAAATTGAAATGGTTAAAATCTTTCACTCAAAATAGCCattctttttggtttattgtcccaagtgcattttttcaaaaattgGGAGGAATAGACTTTCTTCTATGTTGTGACTTCGACTGTACCTCTTTACCAGTTAAACTCTCAGCCTTCCATCAGCAAGTACTTCTTTATTGGAAACTCTTATACAAGCATAACTTTACTCATAACACTCCAGTCTGGAATAATAGATATATCCAAGTCCATGTATTTAGAGGAATGTTGATCCAAAGGGATTTGGGCTGTTGCTAATTTTTTGGATGATAATGGAAACCTGTTACTGCATGAGGAGTTTTGTGAGAAATTCCAATTTCAATGTACGGTTAACAGTTATAATAGAATGATTAGAGCCATACCATTCTCTCTAAGATTAATGGTTAAGGAAGACATTTTGTACTCTAAAGTCTGCCCGGAACTGAGGCAGCTCTGCATTGGATGAATTGAATTTTGTGACAATAAATGTACCAACAGGGTTAttagaaatattcttctacaaactTGTTACCCAAACCCTGTGAGAAGGAAATCTGTGCTTAAGGAATTTGGTGCGGTAGAGATTAAGAAAATAAGGAAAAGTTATGTCATTTCCACTTGCTCCTATGGTTAAAGAGGTGAACTTAAATTTTAAATGAGAtttatccaaatacatttaagaTCAAGATTCAATTTTGATTTGAATAATTGCATATTTTGTGAAACAGATAATCAAAAATTTAGAACATGTCATTTCATTGTGAATTGGTGCAAACTTTTTGGAGAGATGTGCAGAGCTGGTTATAGTCCAGGGAGATTAAACTTCCATCCCTGACAGTGAAGATAATCAAATTTGGCTTTTTCCTCTGAAAATAAGGAATTAGACTTTGTTCTTAATATCTTGCTGTCACTTGGAAAGTTTATCATACATAAGTGCAGATGCTGTAAGTCTAAGCCCAGTTTTAACCATTGGGAGAATGAGGTTAAACTCTTGAGTAAAATCACTGAAACTTGTTAAAGACAAGAAAGCCCTTAAGCTGGTTTCACTTCTGGATAAGTATAAGCTCATTTGAGAAAGCTCTACCTttctatatacagtggtgtgaaaaagtgtttgcccccttcctgatttcttatttttttgcatgtgtcacttaaatgtttcagatcaaacaagtttaaatattagtcaaagataacacaagtaaacacaaaatgcagtttttgaatgaaggttgttattaagggaaaacaaaatccaaacctacatggccctgtgtgaaaaagtgattgccccctaaacctaataactggttgggtccacccttagcagcaacaactgcaatcaagcatttgcgataacttgcaatgagtcttttacagcactgtggaggaattttggcccactcatctttgcagaattgttgtaattcagccacattggagggtttgagcatgaactgcctttttaaggtcatgccacagcatctcaataggattcaggtcaggactttgactaggccactccaaagtcttcattttgtttttcttcagccattcagaggtggacttgctggtgagttttggatcattgtcctgctgcagaacccaagttcgcttcagcttgaggtcacgaacagatggccggacattctccttcaggattttttggtagacagcagaattcatggttccatttaccACATCAAATCTTCCaagtcctgaagcagcaaaacagccccaggccatcacactaccaccaccatatttactgttggtatgatgttctttttctgaaatgcggtgttacttttacaccagatgtaatgggacacacaccttccaaaaagttcaacttttgtctcatcagtccagagtattttcccaaaagtcttggggatcatcaagatgttttctggcaaaaatgagacaagccttaatgttctttttgctcagcagtggttttcatcttggaaacctgccatgcaggccatttttgcccagtctctttcttatggtggagtcatgaacactgaccttaactgaggcaagtgaggcctgcagttctttggatgttgttgtggggtcttttgtgacctcttggatgagtcgtcgctgtgctcttggggtaattttggtcggccagccactcctgggaaggttcaccactgttccatgttttcatcATTTgcggataatggctctcactgtggttctctagagtcccaaagctttagaaatggctttataaccttttccagactgatggATCTcagttactttctttctcatttgttcctgaatttctttggatctcagcatgatatctagcttttgaaaatcttttggtctacttcactttgtcaggcaggtcctatttaagtgatttcttgattgagaacaggtgtggcagtaatcaggcctgggtgtggctagagaaattgcaCTCAGGTGTGAtgaaccacagttatgttttaacaggtggggcaaacattttttcacacagggccatgtaggtttggattttgttttcccttaataataacaaccttcatttaaaaactgcattttgtgtttacttgtgttatctttgactaatatttaaacttgtttgatgatctgaaacatttaagtgtgacaaacattcaaaaaatcaggaagggggcaaacactttttcacaccacgtgtatatatatatatatatatatatatatatatatatatatatatattctctctctctctctctctttttttttttgtccttttataTAATTCCTGGTTATGCTCAACCGGAGGCAGAGGGTTTGTTGATTTTTTGACTTAAATATATGCCTTGTTTGTTTGTAAATTTTTGAagcattcaataaaaaataaaaataaaaacttgcacaactgcttccgcGTTCTAAGTAGTGCGGCTCAGGCGTTTCCGGTTACAGCGTTCAATGCGCCTATACGTGCAGAGATTTATTCATAGGGAAGcagattattcttttttattattattattattattattattttagggtGCTCAGTTGATTAAatcaacaaatcatattttttggcGCTAACGTGACGTCTCAATTTTATAATTTGCTGAAATAtgcctcatatatatatatatatatttcgttTCCAAATGCAGCTAAACTGCTCCTGACCCGTAAACAcgtataacctgcagcagtctgGCCATTTCAGTAACACGCGTTTCATTCATTAATGATGTTTCATACCAGTTGAGATTCAACGATGAATTCCACCATACAACGATTGCAAATGACTTCTTTGGATAAATGTcccatatgttttatttataaatacatgaGCGGTTATCTTACTCTAACCATGCTTTACAAATCACTCAGAACAGAATGAAGCCGTTgtattatcaaattaaataaataactgcgctaaaatataattaaccACACTACATATAATCTATTTCAAACGTTATAACTCATTATCATTAGCAGCTCTTACTTACGCGTTTGCATTTCAACAGTTAtcgatatacagtacatatcagtgaaacagtgacacaaaatacagattaaaacatacatttaataaaaacaagttGATGAATGGCTCATAGCAGTGACTGAAGCACGTAGTTGTTTCATTCAAAGAGCACCGCTGGTGCTGACACCCTTTGACACATTCAACCTTTTGTTATTTGCGTTTCGAGCTGATCTGTGGTTAAATGTCTGCTACAGACCTCCGTGTGAGGAGAAACGGTGAAATGCGCTTGGGTTGGAGTATATACCAGCCATTGCTTTCTTAGATCGGCTCGGGCTGAATTAAAGCTCTGGAAGCTGTTCTTCCACTGAATTTTGAAGAAGCCGTACACGGTAATGTCCAGAATATTTCTTCTCCTATCTTTGAAAAGATCCGTATTTTAAAATCCTCTTTCGAACACACATTTTAAGTGGCGTTTGGGGAACATATCAACTACggcgcatgtaaacacatttaaccGGAAACTAGCGGGCCGCACTATTTTAAAGCGGAAGTACGTCATGAGACTCAGCGCAAGTAGTCAATTTCAGCTACTCTGCTGTAGGCGGGGTCGTTTTGGAGTTGAACGTTATCCTGCTGCTCACAAAAATGAAGATGGAGGGAAATGTATCAAATGTAGAAATCTGTAATTTAGCTTACACCGGAAAATTTGAACAACTCAAACAATGTATTTTGTCTGACAACTCACTAGCGACGAAAATAGACCAGGTGCGTCGAAACTGTGGGTGCTTAGTGGTTAGCATGGTGCTAGACTGAAGTCCTTTTGTTGATTCAAATATTACTGTCATATGTTTTAACTGTTCTGACTGCTGCTACTTCGCACAGGACAACAGGACTGCCCTGCACTGGGCTTGCTCTGCTGGACATGTGGATATCGTACAGTTTCTGTTGGATCTTGGAGTTGAAGTGGATCCCAAAGATGATGTGAGTCAGCATTGTGTCATGGCTTCATGAGTTCAGAAGCCAGATACTGCATAAAAGAATGTTATTTACTCAAATATTATTGCTGATCTCCGATGGTTTTAGAGAACATGTAGTTCATGgatcaatattatgtggttaaatgttttaataatagcaatgtgtgtgtatgtatgtatgtgtgtgtctgtacgtatgtgtataattattatttatttatttattattatctatgtcttgctgctgttttgtattgtttttgtatggttgtacactggaagctcctgtcaccaagacaaattccttgtatgtgtaagcatacttggcaataatgctcattctgattctgatgtggaTACTTTGTTATTCACTAAATATCCTCTTGGTGGAGTTGTTTACAATCCTTCCATATGGTACATCGTTTCAGGCATGTTGGACCCCTCTTCACATAGCAGCATCTGCTGGAAGAGAAGACATTGTTGGATCCTTAATATCCAAAGGAGCTCAGTTGAACTCTGTGAACCAGAATGGTTGTACCCCACTACACTATGCAGCATCTAAA from Myxocyprinus asiaticus isolate MX2 ecotype Aquarium Trade chromosome 22, UBuf_Myxa_2, whole genome shotgun sequence includes the following:
- the psmd10 gene encoding 26S proteasome non-ATPase regulatory subunit 10, giving the protein MKMEGNVSNVEICNLAYTGKFEQLKQCILSDNSLATKIDQDNRTALHWACSAGHVDIVQFLLDLGVEVDPKDDACWTPLHIAASAGREDIVGSLISKGAQLNSVNQNGCTPLHYAASKDRYEIAQILLENGADPNAMDKLESTPLHRASAKGNYRLIQLLLKQNASTNIQDSEGNTPLHLACDEERAEAAKLLVEHGASIYIENKEKMTPLEIAKGGLRNVLKRIVEG